A genomic region of Miscanthus floridulus cultivar M001 chromosome 3, ASM1932011v1, whole genome shotgun sequence contains the following coding sequences:
- the LOC136547577 gene encoding ribonucleases P/MRP protein subunit POP1-like, which yields MAGVPPPPRQLEVRRFAAARAGELRSLYAAVSSRLDDAGGPQQPRSARRRTTGHLPNTRRRRGAGEVGPGDDGGLPARKQSRAVRRRRELAGNPAEGFSVAGDGARRLRTHLWYAKRFFMERRWGFILPDGAQGRARGSRCVLKRLKNGTTIHDAGYFIPIELDGPEDALLSILRMVLRPSPVENTPDLKHLQDQVMRGVCYENAMLWDVRSLHSQIVGPVTYMWRPFSRADDKSEIEGDPCTSHSIHNESGNSSRRQLWIWIHPAALDEGISVIRFACERQIQDSAGVVKCCSLEGKIARLEVNGCKAMQSLKKILHPTNSSNINMVSDTSDISASTDTPLDSLTVPHLSKASVIDNADILQPGAILSMVVHDPREVSVKGTDSSKLASLDKQSKVLEEDVAPNANEASSEVANILPLMWMHPGKHDIFLSDCRELWDSRQSINPPVSDEVLCKEKHCERMKFFCLDSGNDKGRTTQEKDNFIRSCPVILLKHAGEGMPALGWSIILPLSWVKPFWLFLVSHGAHAIGLRERRWIAAKFRMPCFPYDYPDSKAYASYASKEAAGFDKVAERCPVAKRPPSVPVPPLWHCIMTCFHKDDGILGVLEVDDLVRANMASPKNSSVHSKSGDAEASQANVASLQLHVPRTTQMLRQYVEDFDLKYLSSSSDMKVDSDQPNLAYNDTVKMARFSSELCLTRVLIRAFKVGSFEEGAVVCAPFPSDLSAWKIRSKEEEEECVEKWELQLPQSHVSSYFSWFDDPSTSSLQLPTDAAAREAFRWPIGFVTSGFIHGSNGQDAVAVAFCEAKLLAVSRRQQWAHENLQSREICVLVRNARSAAYRRALATIVLEHQESDLEFL from the exons ATGGCCggtgtgccgccgccgccgcggcagctCGAAGTGCGGCGCTTCGCGGCCGCCCGCGCCGGCGAGCTCCGCTCCCTCTACGCAGCCGTGTCGTCCAGACTCGACGACGCCGGCGGCCCGCAACAGCCCCGTTCCGCGCGCCGCCGCACCACAGGGCACCTCCCCAAcacgcgccgccgccggggaGCCGGAGAGGTGGGTCCCGGGGACGACGGCGGCCTCCCGGCGCGGAAACAGTCCAGGGCGGTGAGGCGGCGGCGGGAGCTCGCTGGCAACCCCGCGGAGGGGTTCTCGGTCGCCGGCGACGGCGCGCGGCGGCTGCGCACGCACCTGTGGTATGCGAAAAGGTTCTTCATGGAGAGGCGGTGGGGATTCATCTTGCCCGACGGCGCCCAGGGGAG GGCGAGGGGCTCAAGGTGTGTTCTCAAGCGTCTGAAAAATGGCACGACTATCCATGATGCTGGCTACTTCATTCCAATTGAGCTAGATGGTCCAGAG GACGCCCTGTTATCCATTCTCAGAATGGTTCTGCGCCCATCTCCTGTAGAAAACACACCCGATTTGAAGCATCTACAAGATCAAGTTATGCGAGGTGTTTGCTATGAGAATGCTATG CTTTGGGATGTTAGGAGTCTGCATTCTCAAATTGTTGGACCAGTAACGTATATGTGGCGTCCATTCTCAAGAGCAGATGACAAATCTGAGATTGAAGGAGATCCATGCACTTCTCACAGCATTCACAACGAAAGCGGCAATTCCTCACGACGCCAGTTGTGGATATGGATTCATCCCGCTGCACTCGATGAAGGGATTAGTGTAATAAGATTTGCATGTGAGAGACAG ATTCAAGATTCCGCTGGTGTTGTCAAATGTTGCTCATTAGAGGGAAAAATTGCAAGATTGGAAGTCAATGGATGCAAGGCTATGCAATCTCTTAAGAAGATTTTGCATCCAACCAA TTCAAGTAATATCAACATGGTATCAGATACAAGTGATATCTCTGCATCAACTGATACTCCCCTAGATTCCCTTACCGTCCCTCATCTTTCGAAAGCATCCGTCATTGATAATGCTGACATTCTTCAGCCTGGTGCTATACTATCCATGGTAGTTCATGACCCCAGAGAAGTTTCAGTCAAGGGAACAGATTCTTCTAAATTAGCCTCCCTTGACAAGCAGAGCAAAGTTTTGGAGGAAGATGTAGCCCCAAATGCTAATGAGGCGTCATCAGAGGTTGCAAATATATTGCCATTGATGTGGATGCACCCTGGGAAGCATGATATATTCCTTTCTGACTGTAGGGAACTGTGGGACTCCAGGCAAAGCATAAATCCTCCTGTGTCAGATGAGGTTCTTTGTAAGGAGAAGCACTGTGAACGTATGAAGTTTTTCTGCTTGGATTCAGGAAATGATAAAGGGCGAACAACCCAAGAGAAGGATAACTTCATTCGATCCTGCCCGGTTATTCTTTTGAAACATGCCGGAGAGGGAATGCCTGCTCTAGG GTGGTCCATCATTCTACCTTTGAGTTGGGTGAAACCTTTCTGGCTCTTTTTAGTATCTCATGGTGCCCATGCAATTGGCTTAAGAGAGAGACGGTGGATTGCAGCAAAG TTCAGAATGCCATGCTTTCCTTATGATTATCCAGACAGCAAAGCGTATGCATCATATGCATCCAAAGAAGCTGCTGGTTTTGATAAAGTAGCTGAGCGCTGCCCTGTTGCCAAGAGACCTCCAAGCGTTCCTGTGCCTCCTTTATGGCACTGTATCATGACTTGTTTTCATAAAGATGATGGCATATTGGGTGTTCTCGAAGTAGACGACTTAGTGCGGGCTAATATGGCATCACCTAAAAACTCGTCTGTACATTCCAAATCTGGAGATGCAGAAGCATCGCAAGCAAATGTTGCATCCTTGCAACTTCATGTGCCAAGAACCACCCAAATGTTGAGACAATATGTGGAAGATTTTGATTTGAAATATCTGAGTTCATCATCTGACATGAAAGTGGATTCTGATCAACCCAACTTAGCTTATAATGACACTGTCAAAATGGCACGATTCTCGAGTGAATTATGCCTTACAAGGGTTCTGATCCGAGCTTTCAAGGTAGGTTCTTTCGAAGAGGGTGCTGTCGTTTGTGCCCCATTTCCTTCAGATCTTTCAGCTTGGAAAATCAG ATcaaaggaagaagaggaagaatgcGTAGAAAAATGGGAACTCCAGCTCCCTCAGTCCCATGTTAGTTCCTATTTCTCCTGGTTTGATGATCCTAGCACCAGCAGCCTTCAGTTGCCTACAGATGCTGCCGCACGGGAGGCGTTCAGGTGGCCTATAGGCTTTGTCACCAGTGGTTTCATCCACGGAAG TAATGGGCAAGACGCGGTCGCTGTCGCATTCTGCGAGGCAAAGCTTCTGGCAGTATCGAGGCGACAGCAATGGGCGCATGAAAACTTGCAGAGCCGGGAGATCTGCGTCCTTGTCAGGAATGCAAGATCGGCTGCGTACCGACGAGCGCTGGCCACGATCGTCCTGGAACATCAGGAATCAGACCTAGAGTTTCTGTAG